From the Corynebacterium comes genome, the window TGCACCAACCAAGAAACCTAGAAAGCATTATCGTGAAACGCACCATTGCTCTAGCCGCCCTCACCCTCACCTCTACCCTGGTACTGGCCGCCTGCGCGGACGACACCGCATCCGACGCACCCGAGACCCCAACCACCCAGTCCTCCGCGGAGGCTGGCATGGACGCAGAAGGTCATGACCATCCGGCTGATGGTGGGCAACCCCCGGCAGGGATCGTAGCGGAGGAGAATCCGACCTACCCGGTGGGCACCGAGGTCATCCTCACCGCCGATCACATGCCGGGCATGGAGGGGGCCACCGCGACGGTCTCCGGGGCGTTTGACACCACCACCTACTCCGTCAGCTACACCCCCACCACCGGTGGCGGCCCGATCACCGACCACCGGTGGGTGGTCCACGAGGAGCTCGTCGACCCGGGTGCGGCTCCGCTGCCGGAGGGGGCCGCGGTCATCCTCGACGCCGAGCACATGACGGGGATGCATGGGGCGGAGGCCACCATCGACTATTCCACTGATGAGACGGTGTACATGGTGGATCTCACCGTCGACGGGATGACCATGACCAACCACAAGTGGGTCACCGAAAGCGAGATCTCCCCGGCGGAGTAAGACCCACCAACCGCAACCTAAACACCCAGGGGCCTCAACTATCTAGTTGAGGTCCCTGGGTGTTTGTGTCTTGGGTTTCTCCCCTAGGGTGAGGTGGTCCTTGTCGTGGGTGAGCATCTTCCGGGCCAGCCGGTAGGCGTGGGCGTTGCCTCCCTGGCGGACGACGTCACCGACGAGTCGGGAGCGTTCCCACCGGTGACTCTGCCGGTGGCGGGGGTGTTTGCTTGGTGGCGGCCGATCTTCACGGCGTGGCGGATGTTCTCTGATTTGCTGGCCAGCCATAGACATCGGGAGGCGAGATGGCCTCGCACCAGATCCCGCACCGGTCATCGTTACCGCTGATGACCTGGACTTATTAGTTACATCTCTTCTTCTCGGAACAGCTAGGTACTGTGCCCAGAGTTACCGGGGTTGTGGTCGGCGATACTCGGCTTCTGCACTACGAACCGCAGGACCAGGCCCCCGCGCGTGGAGCGAAGTCGAAGCGGTTCCAGACCAAC encodes:
- a CDS encoding YdhK family protein, which gives rise to MKRTIALAALTLTSTLVLAACADDTASDAPETPTTQSSAEAGMDAEGHDHPADGGQPPAGIVAEENPTYPVGTEVILTADHMPGMEGATATVSGAFDTTTYSVSYTPTTGGGPITDHRWVVHEELVDPGAAPLPEGAAVILDAEHMTGMHGAEATIDYSTDETVYMVDLTVDGMTMTNHKWVTESEISPAE